The genomic DNA CGCGGGTCAGGTAGCTATGCTTCCGTCATCACATCAATACTCAGAATCGCTAACACCCAATACAACATCCTCACATCATCTCAAATTCCCGGATTCGAAGGTAATTTGTACGGGGTAGGTGAGGTACAGAAAATAGTTGCGTTCATTACAAACCTATCATCTACACCACCAAAAGTAGTCATTGATAAAAATGGCGATGAGCAACTTCAGTATGACAAAGTAACCAACCAATCCCGACTGTTAGCGATAAAATGGCCAGAGCCACTATTTGAGCAACTAATGACGGACAATCACGTTGCATACCCACCACTAATAATCAACGAAGATCCTTTCACGATCAAACTAGTTGATTACCTCAGATATTTGACCGCAAGATCTAGAACTAAAACAAACCGATCAGGCCAAATCTCATATGGCAATTTGACCCAAGAGTTTTTTGCAACACAACTTCAAGCAAGCTGCTCGCGTTACAAAAAAAAGCTATTTACACTACTAAAGACCTGCCTCTCCAAAAGAGCACCAACTACAGATCAATATAATGATCTAAATGGAGATTGGGTATGTGGCGAGCTTTACGGGATGTCTATCGCCATCAACTACAAGGAAGACACCGTAGAATATAAGCAAAATGAATCATTCCAAGAGGCAATCAACCCTCACCACCACGAAGGGTACAACCTCATGGCCGGGTCGCCCATAGTTGAAAACATGTTCTACACAGGCGTACTAAAACCCCTGCACAAATTGACCCCAATACACTTAATAAACCAACTCTTTGTAGCGAGCTTGAGCCTGCTGCATTCTGATTTTTCGCTGTTCAAGGTGCGTTTTTAGCTCATTTAATGCTGTACGGTGTGCTTGTTGTTGAGCTGGAGTGAGGCGTTCAAAGTCCATAGATTTTTGTATAAATTCTGCATGGAGTCTTTGATAACTACGTTGTGCATTTTGATACTCATCGGCCCAGTGATGCGTCTCTTTTAAGTAGTTTTGTACCTTCTTTGTGGCTTCGTTGCTGGCAACAGGGGGCTTTTTGATGGCGAGACGTACCGCTAGGCTCACGCTAGAAATTGCTAGCACGGAATACATAAAAAACATCATCGCTTAATCACCTCTCACTACCACGTTAAGTGCGAGGGGCATTTTGCCATTGTGTGAAAAATGCACAATACCGAGGTAGGTAATGTTATCTTTCATTTTTATGCGCACTCGGTCATATAAAGATGATGATTTTTAAATAAATGGTCAGAAATAGCGTCGGGAAACCCCCCTCGGTTTTAGATGGTTTTTTTGATAAGTCGTTATTTTATAATCAAAAAATGCACAAAAGTTATTAAGTACTTTAATTTGTCTGAACGAGCAATGGCTGATTACTACTGTTGTAATCGCGAGTGTACCGTTCAGTTTTAGATATTCATTCGATACCGCTTGTTACATTTGATTTGTTAATTAGTGAAATATCCACACGATTCCGTTGTAGGATCTGCTTTGCATTGTAATTGCTGAGTACTCTGAGCAATTACCCCATTTGTATGATTAAAATGAGATTGCACTGGGGAAGGAACCTGCTTAGCAATTGGTGATAACCCTAAAGTGAGAAATATGCCTAAACTAAATCCCCGTGACAACTCTTCATCTATTGATTCAACTCTTGATTTTTCACATTGTGATGAGGCGTTACAACCCCACTTTGAGGCGCCTACTGTTAAGCTGACCAAAAGCCCGTATTTAACGGAAAAAAGCGTTCAGCGTCGCTGGTCTGTACTCGATAACGAGCAAGCGAAACAGCATCTTTTTGATTCACATACCGAACAGCACATGCTGGACTACTCAAAGAATATTGAGCACTTTATTGGTACAGTTAAAGTGCCGGTAGGAATGGCAGGCCCTTTGCGAGTCAACGGATTATATGCGAAACAAGACTTTTTAGTTCCCTTAGCAACCTCAGAAGCCGCTTTAGTTGCCTCTTATAATCGTGGCTCGCAATTATTGACTGCCGCTGGTGGTGCCAGTGCCATGTTGCTTAATGAAGGTGTGACTCGTACACCGGCTTTTACTTTTTTTAATTTGAGCGAAGCCGGTCAGTTTGTCGCTTGGGTGGTGACTCAATATGCCACTTTCAAATCAATTGCAGAGCACACTACTTCACACGGGAAACTGAAGGATATTAGTGTCAATATTGAAGGTAACCATGTCTATTTAGTGTTTGAGTTTTTAACCGGTGATGCCTCAGGGCAAAACATGGTGACCATAGCAACGAATGCTGTATTGGAATATATTTTAGCTCATACCCCCATTGAACCAGAGCATGCTTTTCTTGATGGAAACTTATCAGGTGATAAAAAAGCCAATGCACAAGCCATGCGCAGTGTACGTGGAAAAAAAGTCACCGCAGAGGCACATATTCCCGCTGAGTTGATTGAGAAATACTTGCACACCACACCACAGAAAATGATGCAGTTTGCACAAATCACGACGGTTGGTGGTGCATTGAGTGGCACTATTGGCATTAATGCTCACTACGCCAATGCATTAGCCGCCTTGTATATAGCCTGTGGTCAAGATGCGGCATGTGTTGCGGAATCCGCTGTGGGTATGACTCGACTTGAAGTGGATAAAAACGGTGATTTGTATGCCAGTGTTACTTTGCCGAACTTAATGGTGGGTACTGTAGGTGGAGGCACAGGATTACCGAGTCAGAAAGCGTGCCTCGATTTGCTGGGCTTATATGGTAATGGCAAGTCGAAAGCGTTAGCCGAAGTGGCTGCGGCCCTTTGTCTTGCGGGGGAATTGTCTATTGTAGGTGCATTTTGTGCTGGGCACTTTTCTCGTGCCCATCATAAACTCGCCCGCAGCTAATCAGTTAACGACGTTGTTTTAGTTGCTGGATGCCCAGTCCAGCAACGATCAATAGCAAACCTAGCAAAGTGGAAGTATGTATTTCTTCGCCTAAAATTTGCCACAGCAACACTAAGGAAATAAACGGAGAGATAAAAATTAGGTTACTGATTCTTGCCGTATTTTGCGTTGCTTTCAGAGCGCCTAGCCACAATACAAATGTAATTCCCATTTCAAAAAGTCCTACATAAGTAACGGCA from Vibrio rarus includes the following:
- a CDS encoding hydroxymethylglutaryl-CoA reductase, giving the protein MPKLNPRDNSSSIDSTLDFSHCDEALQPHFEAPTVKLTKSPYLTEKSVQRRWSVLDNEQAKQHLFDSHTEQHMLDYSKNIEHFIGTVKVPVGMAGPLRVNGLYAKQDFLVPLATSEAALVASYNRGSQLLTAAGGASAMLLNEGVTRTPAFTFFNLSEAGQFVAWVVTQYATFKSIAEHTTSHGKLKDISVNIEGNHVYLVFEFLTGDASGQNMVTIATNAVLEYILAHTPIEPEHAFLDGNLSGDKKANAQAMRSVRGKKVTAEAHIPAELIEKYLHTTPQKMMQFAQITTVGGALSGTIGINAHYANALAALYIACGQDAACVAESAVGMTRLEVDKNGDLYASVTLPNLMVGTVGGGTGLPSQKACLDLLGLYGNGKSKALAEVAAALCLAGELSIVGAFCAGHFSRAHHKLARS